A part of Bubalus bubalis isolate 160015118507 breed Murrah chromosome 6, NDDB_SH_1, whole genome shotgun sequence genomic DNA contains:
- the TDRKH gene encoding tudor and KH domain-containing protein produces the protein MSTERTSWTSLSTIQKIALGLGIPASATVAYILYRRYRESREERLTFVGEDDIEIEMRVPQEAVKLIIGRQGANIKQLRKKTGARIDVDTEDIGDERVLLISGFPVQVCKAKAAIHQILTENTPVSEQLSVPQRSVGRIIGRGGETIRSICKASGAKITCDKESEGTLLLSRLIKISGTQKEVAAAKHLILEKVSEDEELRKRIAHSAETRVPRKQPISVRREEVTEPGGAREPALWKNTGASLKQAAPLAVPPHKGDGDVAAVGPEEGSWEKPNDDSFQRSGVQTSPEMSMFEIPSPDFSFHADEFLEVYVSASEHPNHFWIQIIGSRSLQLDKLVSEMTQHYENSLPEDLTVHVGDIVAAPLPTNGSWYRARVLGTLENGNLDLYFVDFGDNGDCPLRDLRALRSDFLSLPFQAIECSLARIAPSGEQWEEEALDEFDRLTHCADWKPLVAKISSYVQSGISTWPKIYLYDTSDGKNLDIGLELVRKGYAIELAEDMEKNRAVPVMLDDLATETDVSLSMLTETKKSPGEIANTLSCLSLSEAASMSGDDNLEDDYLL, from the exons ATGTCCACTGAACGGACTTCTTGGACAAGTTTGTCCACTATTCAAAAAATAGCACTGGGCCTTGGGATCCCTGCCAGTGCAACAGTTGCCTATATCCTATACCGCAGATACAGGGAAAGCCGAG AAGAACGGCTGACATTTGTTGGGGAAGATGACATCGAGATAGAGATGCGAGTCCCCCAGGAGGCTGTAAAGCTCATCATTGGTCGGCAAGGAGCCAATATTAAACAA CTAAGAAAGAAGACAGGTGCTCGGATCGATGTGGACACGGAGGATATAGGAGATGAGCGGGTGCTGCTTATCAGTGGGTTTCCTGTTCAGGTGTGCAAGGCCAAAGCAGCGATTCATCAGATCCTGACAGAGAATACGCCAGTGTCTGAGCAGCTCTCAGTCCCCCAGAGATCTGTGGGCAGAATCATAG GGAGAGGCGGCGAGACAATCCGTTCTATCTGTAAGGCCTCAGGAGCCAAAATAACCTGTGACAAAGAATCAGAAGGAACATTGCTACTATCAAGACTTATAAAAATCTCAGGAacgcagaaggaagtggcagcagCTAAG CATTTGATACTGGAGAAAGTTTCAGAAGATGAAGAACTTAGGAAGAGAATTGCTCATTCTGCAGAAACCAGAGTTCCACGGAAGCAGCCAATCAGCGTAAGAAGAGAGGAAGTGACAGAGCCAGGTGGAGCCAGAGAGCCAGCTTTATGGAAAAACACTGGCGCTAGCTTAAAACAGGCTGCACCTCTGGCAGTTCCTCCCCACAAAGGAGATGGTGACGTGGCTGCTGTGGGACCAGAAGAGGGTTCCTGGGAGAAACCTAATGATGATAGCTTTCAGAGGTCTGGTGTCCAGACCAGTCCAGAGATGTCCATGTTTGAAA TTCCCAGTCCAGACTTCAGTTTCCATGCTGATGAATTCCTAGAAGTATATGTCTCTGCCTCTGAACATCCTAACCACTTCTGGATCCAAATCATTGGCTCCCGCAGCCTGCAGCTGGATAAGCTTGTCAGTGAGATGACCCAGCACTACGAAAATAGTCTG CCTGAAGACTTGACTGTACATGTAGGAGACATTGTCGCAGCACCATTACCTACAAATGGTTCCTGGTATCGAGCCCGGGTCCTTGGCACCTTGGAGAATGGGAACCTGGACCTTTACTTTGTTGACTTTGGAGATAATGGAGATTGCCCACTGAGGGATCTCAGGGCGCTCAG GAGTGACTTCCTAAGCCTTCCATTTCAAGCAATAGAGTGTAGTCTGGCACGGATTGCCCCCTCAG gtgAACAATGGGAAGAGGAAGCTTTGGATGAGTTTGACAGACTCACTCACTGTGCTGACTGGAAGCCCCTGGTGGCCAAGATCTCTAGCTATGTCCAGTCTGGGATCTCAACTTGGCCCAAGATCTATTTATATGATACTAGTGACGGGAAG aatCTTGATATTGGGCTAGAATTAGTTCGTAAAGGATACGCAATTGAGCTTGCAGAAGACATGGAAAAAAACAGAGCTGTCCCAGTAATGTTGGATGACCTC GCCACAGAAACAGATGTCTCACTGAGCATGCTCACTGAGACCAAGAAGAGCCCTGGAGAGATAGCAAATACCCTGTCCTGCCTCAGTTTATCAG AAGCTGCCTCTATGTCTGGTGATGATAATCTTGAAGATGACTACTTACTCTGA
- the OAZ3 gene encoding ornithine decarboxylase antizyme 3 (protein translation is dependent on polyamine-induced +1 ribosomal frameshift; non-AUG (CUG) translation initiation codon) translates to MPCYRSRPSFYSLSYIKRGKTRNYLYPFWSPYAYYLYCYKYRITLREKMLPCCKSITTYKEEEDLTLRPRCCLQCSESLVGLQGARRTEQDDQDQLKELYSAGNLTVLSTDPLLHKDPVQLDFHFRLTPQTSAHWHGLLCDHRLFLDIPYRALDQGNRESLTAALEYVEEKTNVDSVFVNFQNNRNDRGALLRAFSYMGFEVVRPDHPALPPWDNVTFMAYPLERDVGHLASEPP, encoded by the exons CTGCCTTGTTACAGGTCACGCCCCTCTTTCTACTCCCTTTCTTATATCAAGAGGGGAAAAACACGGAACTACCTCTACCCGTTCTGGTCACCATACGCCTATTACCTTTACTGTTACAAGTACCGGATCACCCTCCGGGAGAAGATGCTGCCTTGCTGTAAAAG TATCACCACTTATAAGGAAGAGGAGGACTTGACACTCCGGCCCCGCTGCTGTCTTCAGTGCTCC GAGTCCCTAGTAGGTCTTCAGGGGGCCAGACGCACCGAGCAGGATGATCAAGACCAGCTTAAAGAATTATATTCG GCTGGGAACCTGACGGTGCTGTCTACTGACCCCCTGCTTCACAAGGACCCGGTGCAGTTAGACTTCCACTTCCGCCTCACCCCCCAGACCTCTGCCCACTGGCACGGCCTTCTGTGTGACCACAGGCTCTTCCTGGACATCCCATATCGGGCCTTGGATCAAGGCAACCGGGAAAG TTTGACCGCAGCACTGGAGTATGTGGAGGAGAAGACCAATGTGGATTCCGTGTTTGTAAACTTCCAAAACAACCGGAATGACAGAG GTGCTCTGCTACGCGCCTTCAGCTACATGGGCTTTGAGGTGGTCAGACCAGACCACCCAGCCCTTCCTCCCTGGGACAATGTCACCTTTATGGCGTATCCCCTTGAAAGGGATGTTGGCCACCTGGCCAGTGAACCTCCCTGA